ACGCGCGCTGCGCGGCGCCGTCCACCTGGGCCAGGACCGAGGTGTCCCCCCGCGACGCCTGGTGGAGGATGCGCGCGGCGTCGCGCACCTGCTCGCGCAGGGGGCGCCGCTTCTCGTCGAACCGGCGCAGGGTCTCCTCCATCTTCAGCGCCTGGGCGTTGTCCAGCTCCAGCGCGTCGGACAGCTGCAGCACCTGGCGCAGCCGCAGCCGCTTCTCGGCGCGCTCGAAGCGCTCGGCGGCGCGCTCCTCCCGCCCCGGCTTGTCGGGGCCCTGGGCCAGCGCCAGCCAGGGCGTCAGTGCCAGCGCCAGCGCCACGCCTCGCATCCTCGTCGTCATCGTCACAGCATCTCTCCCTGCTCGAAGTCGTCGTCCCACGCGTCCAGGTCGTCGAGCATCGCGTCGTCCTCGGACGCGGCCACGTCGGTGGCCTCCAGCGGCTCCAGCCCCGCCCACTCCTCGAAATCCGCCAGCGTCTGGCGCGTCTCGGTCGCGACGCCGTCCTCCACGGCCGCCGCGCGAGGCGGAGCGGCGTCCGGCGTCTCCGCCGTCCACCGCGTGGACCGCCACGGGCCCAGCACCATCACCGCGGCGACCGCCGCCACCGCCGCCACGGAGCCCAGCGTCCGCCACCGCAGCGACTGGCGCGTCTGCTCGCGATGCCACGCGGCCAGGGTGCGCCGGGGCAGGGCCTCCTGGAGGGTCCGCTCCGTCGCGGAAGGCGGTGGCAGGGCCGCCAGCGACAACACCTCCCTCGTCGCCTCGAACGCCTCGCGGCAGCCCGGGCACGACGCCAGGTGCTCGAGCAGCCGCACCGTCTCCGCCGCATCGAGCGCGCCCGCGGCATGCAGGTCCAGCCGCTCTTCCTGGTCAGCGCACGCAGCCATCAGCCCTTCTCCTCGGGTCCATCCACGCTCGCCTTGAGGCGCTTCACCGCGTGATGGAACTGCACCTTCGCATTGTTCTCGGTGATGCCCAGCGTCTGCGCGATGTCCTTGAACGGCAGCCCGCCGTCGATCCGCAGCGTCAGCACCTCGCGCTGCCGCCTCGGCAGGGCCAGCACCGCCGCGCGCACGCGCCGCTCCCGCTCCGCCCGCTCCAGCGACTCCTGCGCCGACTCCCCGGGCGCCTGCGCCACGTCGTCCGCCACGGCCTCCACCAGCACCGGGCGCCAGCGCTGGCCCTGACGGGCATGGTTCCTGGCCAGGTTCAGCGCGATGCGCACCAGCCACGACCGGAACGGCGCGGGCCCCAGCCGCGTGAAGCGGCCGAACACCCGCTGCGAGGCCTCCAGCGCGCGCAGGAAGGCCCCCTGGACCAGATCCGCCGCGTCCTCCGGCCGGGATACGTACCGGCGCACCAGGGAGAAGACGAGCGCCTGGTGCCGCGTCACCAGCACCTCGAAGGCCGTCTCCTCTCCGTCCAGGAAGGCACGGCAGAGCACCTCGTCCGGCGCCTGTTCGAGGGCCATCCGACGAGAGGGCATCGCCACCACCCGGCCGCCTGTCTCCCTGATGCTCACGAACCCTTCAACCCCCGACCCGGCGAAAGGTTATTCGCGCCCCGTCGCCCGTCGCATTTTCCCGGGGTGTGCTGGAAATCCAGCATCTTGCGTGGCCGCTCGGGGGAGGGTGGGTTGCTCGGGGTGGATCCGGGCTGTCACAATGCGTGGGGTTGGTGCCACCCACGGACCGGTCATGATGACGGAAGAATCGGGCTCTCGCATCAAGGGGGGCTTCCTCATCTCCCGCCTGAACATGCTGCGCCAGCAGGGTGGCCAGGGGTGTGTGGACGAGGTGCTGGGGCGGCTGCCCCTGGCGGATCAGGCGTTGCTGCGCGAGATGTTGCTGCCGGTGGCCTGGTATCCGCTGGAGCTGAACCTGCGGTTGGACACGGCCATCGCGGAGGTGCTGTCTCCGGAGGACGAGCCGAGGGCCTTCCTGGACATGGGGCGCGCTTCGGCGGACGAGGCGCTGCGCGGCGCGCAACACGGCTTCGTCCGGCCGGGAGACCCGCACTTCCTGCTGAGCCAGGCGGCGCGCATCTACCGCTACTACTACGCCGTGGGCTCGCGCACCTACGAGCGCACCGGGGAGCGGTCCGCGGTGCTGCGCACCTTCGGCGCGGAGAACGTCACGGAGGCGGACTGCTACACCATCATCGGCTGGCACCAGCGCGCCATCGAGCTGTGTGGTGGGGCGGACGTCCGCGTCAGCCACCCCCTGTGCCGCGCCCGGGGCGCGCCTCACTGCGAATACCACTGCGCCTGGGATTGAGCGGCGCGGTGGCTCAGGCCGCCGTCCCGTAGGCGGACGCGTCCGTCAGCGGGTGCGCCTCGAGGAAGCGCAGCACGTCGTCGAGGTGGCGGTAGACGCGCACCTCGTGGCGGATGATGTCCTCGATGCGACCCTCGGGGTCGATGATGAAGGTGACGCGCCGGTCCACCCGCACCACGGGCCAGAGCACGTCATAGGCGCGGCTGATGGTCCGGTCCGGGTCCCCGAGCAGGGAGAAGTGGATGTCCTCCTTCCGCGCGAACTCGCACTGCGTGCGCTGCGTGTCCACGGACACGCCCACCAGCTCCGCGCCCAGCTCGCGGATGCGCTCGTGGTTGTCCCGGAACGCCCGGTTCTCGATGGTGCAGCCGAGCGTGAAGGCCTTGGGGAAGAAGAAGAGGACGACGCGGCGGCCGCGCAGGGCGGACAGGCTCACGGGGGCGCCGAGACAGTCCGTGGCGAGGAAGTCTGGCGCGAGGTCTCCGATGGCGAGCATCCGGGCGGCTTCCTTCCTGTGGCCCACGAGGGGACCCACCGCTAGCACGTTTCCGGCGCGGCCCCGGAGGAACCCTTCCTCGAGGCGCCGCGCCGTTCGCCGGAGGACGGCGGGAGGGCTTTCCCGCCGCCTCCGCTGGCGCACGTACTGCTTCGCATTGTTCAGGGCCAGGGGGTGTTAAGAATTGTTGAGGCGCCTGGAGGCTCCTCGTACACCCTCCGGGCGCGGAGGGCCTCCCCAGGTCGGGTGAGGCGGGCCGCTCCGGGTGCATGCGAGCTGACCGGACGGGGGCGGGGTGATATCCGCCGCGCGTGGCTCGACAACGAAGCTCCTCCTCCTCGCGACCGCCCCGGGGCGTCGCGTTCTCCCCGGCGCTCCAGGCCCGGCTCGCCCGGGCGATGGGCGTCACCCGCGTGGCCCGCGTCACCGGACTGGACCGGACCGGCGTCGAGGTGGCGTGCGCCGTGCGGCCGGGCGGGCACGTCCTCCAGGTCTGCAACGGCAAGGGGCTCACGGCGGAGGCCGCGACGTGGGGCGCGCTGCTGGAGACGGCCGAGCTGTGGTCGGCGGAGACGGTGTCGCCGGGGGCCCTGCGGTGGGGCTCTCGCGCGGAGCTGGTGGGGCTGGGGGAGGACTGCTGGGGCGCGGAGTCGCTCGGGTCCGCGGGGGCGCTGGTGGAGCCCCGCCTGTGGAGCGACGACGTGCGATGCGCGTGGCGTCGGGCCACGGAGCTGGGCATGGGGCGGCCCGTGTGGGTGCCGGCGCAGGGCGTGTATGTGCCGCCCGCGGGAGGGCCTTCGCTAGGGCCGGTGGCCACGGCGTGGACCAGCAATGGCTCCGGCG
This sequence is a window from Myxococcus stipitatus. Protein-coding genes within it:
- a CDS encoding RNA polymerase sigma factor; this encodes MSIRETGGRVVAMPSRRMALEQAPDEVLCRAFLDGEETAFEVLVTRHQALVFSLVRRYVSRPEDAADLVQGAFLRALEASQRVFGRFTRLGPAPFRSWLVRIALNLARNHARQGQRWRPVLVEAVADDVAQAPGESAQESLERAERERRVRAAVLALPRRQREVLTLRIDGGLPFKDIAQTLGITENNAKVQFHHAVKRLKASVDGPEEKG
- a CDS encoding anti-sigma factor family protein; amino-acid sequence: MAACADQEERLDLHAAGALDAAETVRLLEHLASCPGCREAFEATREVLSLAALPPPSATERTLQEALPRRTLAAWHREQTRQSLRWRTLGSVAAVAAVAAVMVLGPWRSTRWTAETPDAAPPRAAAVEDGVATETRQTLADFEEWAGLEPLEATDVAASEDDAMLDDLDAWDDDFEQGEML
- a CDS encoding peroxiredoxin; translation: MLAIGDLAPDFLATDCLGAPVSLSALRGRRVVLFFFPKAFTLGCTIENRAFRDNHERIRELGAELVGVSVDTQRTQCEFARKEDIHFSLLGDPDRTISRAYDVLWPVVRVDRRVTFIIDPEGRIEDIIRHEVRVYRHLDDVLRFLEAHPLTDASAYGTAA
- a CDS encoding TIGR02265 family protein, giving the protein MMTEESGSRIKGGFLISRLNMLRQQGGQGCVDEVLGRLPLADQALLREMLLPVAWYPLELNLRLDTAIAEVLSPEDEPRAFLDMGRASADEALRGAQHGFVRPGDPHFLLSQAARIYRYYYAVGSRTYERTGERSAVLRTFGAENVTEADCYTIIGWHQRAIELCGGADVRVSHPLCRARGAPHCEYHCAWD